One part of the Bacillus sp. FJAT-27916 genome encodes these proteins:
- the pdxT gene encoding pyridoxal 5'-phosphate synthase glutaminase subunit PdxT has protein sequence MPHIGVLALQGAVSEHIKQVEATGCTASRIKFPSELASLDGLIIPGGESTAIKKLMDTYGFTETIQSFQKPIFGTCAGMVLLASKIADDSDPEPLGLIDLVVQRNASGRQRASFETSLAIKGLDEPFKAIFIRAPYCLHAGESVVTLADYDGHIVAAKQGRILVSSFHPELTDDSRFLELFIQMVKEHCEDSAIA, from the coding sequence ATGCCTCATATTGGCGTATTAGCCCTGCAAGGAGCTGTCTCAGAACATATCAAACAAGTAGAAGCAACAGGCTGTACAGCCTCAAGAATTAAATTCCCCTCAGAGCTTGCATCACTTGACGGACTCATCATTCCTGGAGGAGAAAGCACCGCCATCAAGAAGCTGATGGATACGTATGGATTCACAGAAACCATCCAATCATTCCAAAAACCTATCTTCGGCACATGTGCCGGAATGGTATTGCTCGCAAGTAAGATTGCCGATGATTCCGATCCCGAGCCACTCGGACTAATCGATCTCGTTGTTCAGCGCAATGCCTCAGGTCGTCAGCGGGCAAGCTTTGAAACATCACTTGCTATCAAGGGGTTGGATGAACCATTCAAGGCCATTTTTATCCGTGCCCCGTATTGCCTTCATGCCGGAGAAAGTGTCGTGACGCTTGCAGACTATGATGGACATATTGTGGCAGCCAAGCAAGGCCGCATTCTCGTCAGTTCCTTTCATCCCGAGCTGACTGATGATTCGCGTTTTCTTGAGTTATTCATCCAAATGGTGAAGGAGCACTGTGAGGACTCTGCTATTGCTTAA
- the pdxS gene encoding pyridoxal 5'-phosphate synthase lyase subunit PdxS has protein sequence MRKALGTDAVKRGMAQMQKGGVIMDVVNAEQAKIAEAAGAVAVMALERVPFDIRKAGGVARMADPRIVEEVMKAVSIPVMAKARIGHIVEARVLEAMGVDYIDESEVLTPADEEYHLQKRAFTVPFVCGCRDLGEAARRIGEGASMLRTKGEPGTGNIVEAVRHMRKVQAQVRKVIHMNEDELMTEAKILGAPYDILLQIKEEGSLPVVNFAAGGIATPADAALMMELGADGVFVGSGIFKSESPEKFAQAIVQATTHYKDYELIGKLSTELGSPMKGIEIATIPAESRMQDRGW, from the coding sequence ATGAGAAAAGCCTTAGGCACTGATGCTGTCAAACGAGGAATGGCCCAAATGCAAAAGGGCGGGGTTATCATGGATGTTGTCAATGCGGAGCAAGCCAAAATCGCCGAGGCAGCGGGAGCTGTTGCCGTCATGGCTCTTGAACGTGTTCCTTTTGACATTCGCAAGGCTGGCGGGGTTGCAAGAATGGCAGACCCGCGTATCGTAGAAGAGGTCATGAAGGCCGTGTCTATCCCTGTGATGGCTAAAGCACGGATTGGCCATATCGTGGAAGCACGCGTACTCGAGGCAATGGGTGTCGATTACATTGATGAAAGTGAAGTTTTAACGCCTGCAGATGAAGAGTATCACCTTCAAAAGAGGGCTTTTACTGTCCCATTCGTCTGCGGATGCCGCGACCTCGGAGAAGCAGCAAGAAGGATCGGGGAAGGTGCCTCCATGCTGCGCACGAAGGGAGAACCAGGTACAGGTAATATTGTTGAAGCTGTCCGCCATATGCGAAAGGTTCAGGCGCAGGTTCGAAAGGTCATCCATATGAATGAGGATGAGCTCATGACTGAGGCGAAAATCTTAGGAGCTCCGTACGATATTCTGCTTCAAATCAAGGAAGAGGGCAGCTTGCCTGTTGTCAACTTCGCGGCAGGCGGAATTGCGACACCGGCAGATGCTGCCCTGATGATGGAGCTTGGGGCTGATGGCGTCTTCGTCGGATCAGGAATCTTTAAATCCGAGTCTCCTGAGAAATTCGCCCAAGCAATCGTCCAGGCAACCACTCATTACAAGGATTATGAGCTGATTGGCAAACTTTCAACTGAACTAGGCAGCCCCATGAAGGGAATTGAGATTGCCACGATTCCAGCGGAAAGCCGTATGCAGGATCGGGGTTGGTAA
- the pdxR gene encoding MocR-like pyridoxine biosynthesis transcription factor PdxR yields the protein MNRLACELNRESRIPIYEQLYVFIKNEIMSGRLPYQTKLPSKRNLSDYLQISQNTVDAAYQQLVAEGYIEVLPRKGYYCLASKDLEYIQPGESCSEKRDEPGEQIIQSFHPSHIDVSVFPFKTWRRLAKDLIDFNNQDLLLLGDPFGEMELRREIATYLYHARGVICEPRQIIIGAGLEILLQQLVLLFGSKAKYGVENPGYQVMNRIMCHFPNKVQAVGVDEDGLKIDEVLQGDMDILYTTPSHHFPFGTVLSYNRRVQLLSWAAESKERFIIEDDYDSEFRYSGKSIPSLASMDSFGKVIYFGSFSKSLMPSIRISFMLLPEELLSCYQEAGFGHSSVSRLDQHLLARFMRDGEFERHLNRMRKVYRRKLEIVLEHLKPHREILSVIGEKSGLHIALVVHNGMNEEQIKERAREKGILLHTLSDYSIVKEDYPPTIVLGFAGIPEAELERAIARLLECLNG from the coding sequence ATGAATAGATTAGCGTGTGAACTAAACCGTGAAAGCCGTATTCCAATCTATGAGCAGCTGTATGTTTTTATCAAAAATGAAATCATGTCCGGCAGATTGCCATATCAAACGAAGCTGCCTTCGAAACGGAATCTCTCTGATTACCTGCAAATCAGTCAAAATACAGTAGATGCAGCTTATCAGCAATTGGTTGCAGAGGGATATATTGAGGTGCTTCCTCGGAAAGGATACTATTGTTTGGCCTCAAAGGATTTGGAATACATACAGCCTGGGGAAAGCTGCTCAGAAAAGAGGGATGAGCCGGGTGAGCAGATTATTCAATCCTTTCATCCGAGTCATATTGATGTCAGCGTGTTCCCCTTCAAGACGTGGAGGAGATTGGCAAAGGATTTGATTGATTTCAATAACCAAGATTTATTATTGCTTGGCGACCCCTTTGGTGAAATGGAACTAAGAAGAGAGATTGCGACCTATTTGTACCATGCAAGAGGCGTCATTTGTGAGCCTCGGCAAATTATCATTGGAGCAGGCCTTGAAATCCTGTTGCAGCAATTGGTCCTCTTATTTGGCAGCAAGGCAAAATATGGCGTTGAAAACCCTGGTTATCAGGTCATGAACCGTATCATGTGCCATTTCCCGAATAAGGTTCAGGCTGTAGGAGTGGATGAGGATGGATTAAAGATTGATGAGGTCCTTCAAGGGGATATGGATATTCTCTATACAACACCATCCCATCATTTCCCGTTTGGGACCGTACTGTCCTATAACCGACGTGTTCAATTGCTTTCGTGGGCAGCGGAATCGAAGGAAAGGTTCATTATCGAGGACGATTATGACAGTGAATTCCGCTATAGCGGCAAATCTATTCCCTCGCTTGCAAGTATGGACAGCTTTGGGAAGGTGATTTATTTCGGTTCCTTCTCCAAATCCTTAATGCCGTCCATTCGAATTAGCTTCATGCTTCTGCCGGAGGAATTGCTTTCCTGCTATCAAGAGGCAGGATTCGGGCATTCCTCCGTATCGAGGTTGGACCAGCATCTTCTAGCTCGTTTTATGCGTGATGGGGAATTTGAGCGTCATCTGAACAGAATGCGGAAGGTGTATCGCAGGAAATTAGAAATAGTACTAGAACATTTGAAGCCTCATAGGGAAATTCTTTCCGTAATCGGGGAGAAATCAGGCCTTCATATTGCCCTTGTTGTCCATAATGGGATGAATGAGGAGCAAATTAAGGAACGGGCAAGGGAGAAAGGGATTCTCCTGCACACTCTTTCAGATTATTCTATCGTGAAGGAGGATTATCCCCCAACCATCGTGCTTGGTTTTGCGGGGATACCAGAGGCTGAGCTTGAAAGAGCCATTGCCCGGTTATTAGAGTGTCTTAATGGATAA
- the ade gene encoding adenine deaminase, with translation MDYSLMQRRINVASGKEPADLVVKGGKILNVFTGEIQLGDIAIVDGVIAGIGQYEGKREVNAAGRYISPSFIDGHVHIESTMVSPLEFAKVQVKNGVTAVIADPHEIANVSGAQGIQYMIEHTEGLPFDAHFMLPSCVPATEFEEAGAILNSEDLAPFYEQPRVLGLAEVMNYQAVLESEPSMVEKLLDARKQHKLIDGHAAGLSGKAIDVYMAAGIHTDHECMTAEEAKARLEKGMYLMIREGTVAKDLKQIIGAVNERNARRCLFVTDDRHLDDVMMEGSINNCIKLAIAEGIPVMTAYQMATLNAAECFRLKNQGAIAPGYKADFLMLDSLEEVAIHSVYKNGKCIVSEGSVQGFPENYPYAIAENLANTVSLGKIDSNDLAIKLKGEEANIIGIIPNSLITKRLIEKTNRTKEGFFESDTHLDHLKIALIERHNATGKIGLGIVKGLGLKSGALATTVAHDSHNLIVTGTNDEDMLAAIQELEKSRGGLVIVSEGKVRAKLALPIAGLMSMESANAVYGHLREMNQVLADLGVSQDFNPFLTLSFLALPVIPACKITIDGLFDVTEFKHISIDA, from the coding sequence ATGGATTACAGCTTAATGCAAAGACGTATCAATGTGGCTTCAGGGAAGGAGCCGGCAGATCTTGTTGTTAAAGGCGGCAAAATTTTGAATGTATTTACCGGTGAGATTCAGCTTGGAGATATCGCAATTGTCGATGGGGTTATTGCTGGTATTGGCCAATACGAAGGCAAAAGAGAAGTAAATGCCGCAGGGCGATACATCAGTCCATCCTTTATCGACGGCCATGTGCACATTGAATCCACAATGGTTAGCCCGCTGGAATTTGCAAAGGTTCAGGTAAAGAACGGTGTGACTGCCGTCATTGCAGATCCTCATGAAATTGCCAATGTCAGCGGGGCACAAGGAATTCAATACATGATTGAGCATACGGAGGGTCTGCCTTTTGATGCGCATTTCATGCTTCCATCCTGTGTACCTGCTACGGAATTTGAAGAAGCGGGAGCGATTTTGAACAGTGAGGATCTAGCTCCATTTTATGAACAGCCGCGTGTACTTGGACTTGCGGAGGTCATGAATTATCAAGCTGTGCTTGAGAGCGAGCCTTCCATGGTTGAGAAACTGCTGGATGCAAGGAAACAGCATAAATTGATTGATGGTCATGCTGCTGGTTTGTCTGGGAAGGCCATTGATGTATATATGGCTGCCGGTATTCATACGGATCATGAGTGTATGACTGCGGAAGAGGCAAAGGCCCGTCTTGAGAAGGGGATGTATCTCATGATTCGGGAAGGGACAGTCGCAAAGGATTTGAAGCAGATCATCGGGGCCGTTAATGAGCGGAACGCGAGAAGATGCCTGTTTGTAACAGATGACCGTCATTTGGATGACGTCATGATGGAGGGCAGCATTAATAATTGTATCAAATTAGCCATTGCAGAAGGTATTCCTGTCATGACGGCCTATCAAATGGCAACCTTGAATGCGGCTGAATGCTTCCGTCTGAAAAATCAAGGAGCGATTGCTCCAGGCTATAAAGCCGACTTTTTGATGCTTGATAGTCTTGAAGAGGTTGCCATCCATTCAGTCTATAAGAACGGGAAATGTATCGTAAGCGAAGGTTCTGTCCAGGGATTCCCAGAGAACTATCCATATGCTATAGCGGAAAATCTGGCGAATACCGTTTCCCTCGGTAAGATTGATTCGAACGATTTGGCAATCAAGCTGAAGGGGGAAGAAGCAAATATTATTGGCATCATTCCGAACAGCCTAATCACCAAACGTCTCATCGAGAAGACGAATCGGACAAAGGAGGGCTTCTTCGAATCGGATACCCATCTTGATCATCTAAAGATTGCGCTTATTGAACGGCATAACGCGACAGGCAAGATTGGCCTCGGAATTGTTAAGGGGCTAGGGCTGAAATCAGGAGCTTTGGCCACGACGGTTGCACATGATTCTCATAATTTAATTGTCACTGGCACGAATGATGAAGACATGCTGGCAGCCATTCAGGAGCTTGAAAAAAGCCGAGGAGGGCTGGTCATTGTCAGTGAAGGAAAAGTGCGGGCCAAGCTTGCTTTGCCAATAGCAGGCTTGATGTCAATGGAAAGCGCGAATGCTGTCTACGGACACTTGCGCGAAATGAATCAAGTATTAGCTGACTTAGGGGTTTCACAGGACTTCAATCCATTCCTGACCCTGTCATTCCTGGCACTTCCGGTTATTCCGGCATGTAAGATTACGATTGATGGACTCTTCGATGTCACGGAGTTCAAACATATCTCGATTGATGCCTAA
- a CDS encoding AbrB/MazE/SpoVT family DNA-binding domain-containing protein: MKSTGIVRKVDELGRIVLPIELRRTLDINIKDSIEIFTDENQIILQKYMPGKACIITGEVSNNNITLANGKIILSPEGIQRLTEELHHVIKQ; the protein is encoded by the coding sequence ATGAAATCTACCGGTATAGTCAGAAAGGTCGACGAACTAGGCCGAATTGTTCTTCCGATTGAATTAAGACGTACCTTGGATATTAACATAAAAGACTCAATTGAAATCTTTACGGACGAAAATCAAATCATCCTTCAGAAATACATGCCTGGCAAGGCTTGTATCATTACAGGCGAGGTGAGCAACAACAATATTACACTCGCCAACGGCAAAATCATCCTAAGTCCAGAAGGCATTCAGCGGCTCACTGAAGAACTTCATCATGTCATTAAACAATAA
- a CDS encoding YkuS family protein, translating to MAKIGVEESLSDVQQALREKGYEVVQLNHEYGAASCDCCVISGMDKNVMGMQDAAIEGPVINADGLTADQVCSEVESRLQ from the coding sequence ATGGCTAAAATAGGAGTGGAAGAATCCTTATCAGATGTGCAGCAAGCGCTTCGTGAGAAGGGATATGAAGTGGTACAGTTAAACCATGAGTATGGTGCAGCGAGCTGTGACTGTTGTGTCATCTCTGGAATGGATAAGAATGTAATGGGTATGCAGGACGCTGCGATTGAAGGTCCCGTAATCAATGCGGATGGATTAACAGCAGACCAAGTGTGCTCAGAAGTGGAAAGCAGACTTCAATAA
- a CDS encoding ABC transporter permease, protein MNFIKRAFLSVKAKKGKSILQLFVFTVICVLVLSGLSIQSAASTSAELAKQQLGGTVTLSYDQEKMMQEQREARESAGSEDAREPFRFAQTPVEVEDAEELTTLAQLSGYNFTSSTQAAASSFDPIEASSSDTSSNSNPMGGKMPDNGMSDADVTLQGVVFTDATSDFMDGNAEMTEGTHISDEHIGKNVAIIEETLAEENDLSVGDTIEVASTSDEDTTVKVEIIGIYKTTSTSTDSMGMSFTSMNPYNKIYVPYTVANEMKGEDYEGTIDSATYYMADPADTDSFIEDAKAMDVIDFDTFKLDANDDLYQQMVEPINNVASFSKNIVYLVTIAGAIILGLIVMLGIRERKYEMGVLLAIGEKKSKLIGQFIVEILIVAVFAIGIASLTGNLVADKIGDQLLSQQEEASASSSADATQFGGRGMQMGGGGMGAPGGFRGPGGQAGAADAEVATVDLDVQVTPSDLGKLTGIGLLIAVIATLIPSLSVFRLQPKAILSRQD, encoded by the coding sequence ATGAACTTTATCAAACGAGCATTCTTGAGCGTAAAGGCCAAGAAGGGCAAAAGCATATTACAGTTATTTGTCTTCACGGTTATTTGCGTGTTGGTATTGAGCGGGTTATCTATTCAGAGTGCAGCTTCGACTTCAGCAGAGCTTGCGAAACAGCAGCTTGGAGGAACCGTCACACTGAGCTATGACCAAGAGAAGATGATGCAGGAGCAGCGTGAAGCAAGAGAAAGTGCTGGTTCAGAGGATGCCCGGGAGCCATTTCGTTTTGCTCAAACACCTGTTGAGGTAGAGGATGCGGAGGAATTAACGACCTTAGCCCAATTAAGCGGCTATAACTTCACTTCAAGCACACAGGCAGCAGCCAGCAGCTTTGATCCTATTGAAGCTTCATCAAGTGATACTTCGAGCAATTCGAATCCAATGGGCGGGAAAATGCCTGATAACGGCATGAGCGATGCAGATGTGACCCTGCAAGGGGTGGTTTTCACAGATGCAACGAGTGATTTCATGGATGGGAATGCAGAAATGACAGAGGGAACGCATATTTCTGATGAGCATATTGGTAAAAATGTCGCCATCATTGAGGAAACATTAGCAGAGGAAAATGATTTATCTGTCGGTGATACCATTGAAGTTGCCTCTACAAGCGATGAAGATACAACAGTAAAAGTCGAGATTATCGGAATCTACAAAACGACTTCCACATCGACTGATTCGATGGGGATGAGTTTTACTTCCATGAACCCATACAATAAAATCTATGTTCCTTATACAGTAGCCAATGAAATGAAAGGCGAAGATTATGAGGGCACAATTGATAGCGCTACATATTACATGGCAGATCCTGCTGATACAGATTCCTTCATTGAGGATGCAAAGGCAATGGATGTCATTGATTTCGATACATTTAAGCTGGATGCAAATGATGACCTTTATCAGCAAATGGTAGAGCCAATCAATAATGTCGCCTCATTTTCAAAAAACATTGTATATTTAGTGACCATTGCAGGTGCAATTATTCTTGGATTAATTGTGATGCTTGGCATTCGGGAACGAAAATATGAAATGGGTGTCCTTCTTGCCATTGGTGAGAAAAAGAGCAAGTTAATTGGACAATTTATCGTCGAGATTCTTATTGTTGCGGTCTTTGCGATTGGGATAGCCTCCCTGACAGGTAATTTAGTGGCTGATAAGATTGGTGACCAGCTTCTATCACAACAAGAGGAAGCTTCAGCAAGTTCTAGTGCAGATGCGACTCAGTTTGGCGGCAGAGGAATGCAAATGGGCGGTGGGGGTATGGGTGCTCCAGGCGGTTTCAGAGGTCCTGGCGGACAAGCTGGTGCAGCTGACGCAGAAGTGGCAACGGTTGACCTGGATGTTCAAGTAACTCCATCTGATCTAGGAAAGCTGACGGGAATTGGTTTGCTGATTGCGGTTATCGCGACATTAATTCCTTCATTATCCGTATTTAGACTGCAGCCGAAAGCAATCCTTTCAAGACAGGATTAA
- a CDS encoding ABC transporter ATP-binding protein produces MTNLLEFKDVSYWYKFENKRQDILKKINVSFNKGLFYTIVGPSGSGKTTFLALASALDMPKDGEVLYEGKNIKKIGYSKFRNKYVSIVFQAYNLLPYMTALQNITTAMEITGTKVGNRKAYALEMLQKVGIDEKQAHQRVLTLSGGQQQRVSIARALCCQSELIVADEPTGNLDEDTAKEIIDLFLDLAHKEGKCVIVVTHDTNLAKISDVNIRLSKGEITISNKEEPVMV; encoded by the coding sequence ATGACGAATTTACTGGAATTTAAGGATGTAAGTTATTGGTATAAGTTTGAGAATAAGAGGCAAGACATACTAAAGAAAATTAATGTATCCTTTAATAAAGGTCTGTTCTATACCATTGTCGGTCCTTCCGGGTCTGGGAAGACAACCTTCCTGGCATTAGCGAGTGCGCTGGATATGCCGAAGGATGGGGAAGTGCTGTATGAAGGAAAGAATATCAAAAAAATCGGTTATTCCAAATTTCGAAATAAATATGTTTCTATTGTCTTCCAGGCATACAATCTGCTCCCTTATATGACGGCCCTGCAAAATATCACGACCGCTATGGAAATAACGGGAACTAAGGTGGGTAATCGCAAGGCCTATGCACTGGAAATGCTTCAGAAGGTCGGGATCGATGAGAAGCAGGCTCATCAGCGTGTGCTTACCTTGAGCGGCGGCCAGCAGCAGCGTGTATCAATTGCGCGGGCTCTGTGCTGCCAATCGGAATTGATTGTGGCCGATGAGCCAACAGGAAACCTGGATGAGGACACAGCGAAGGAAATCATCGACTTATTCCTTGATCTGGCTCATAAAGAAGGAAAATGTGTCATTGTTGTAACGCATGATACTAATCTGGCCAAGATTTCGGATGTGAATATTCGCTTATCAAAAGGTGAAATCACGATTTCAAATAAGGAAGAACCAGTAATGGTGTAA
- a CDS encoding response regulator transcription factor — MHKILIVEDEIAISQVLKAYLKKAGYETKQVYTGEEAIDEFHEYKPDLVLLDVMLPGKSGWDILKEIRIESTCPVIMLTALGDVNYRLTGLNDGADDYITKPFVGDEVVARVQAVLRRSVQVIDDKERKQFGSLTINMKAHSVTLHGIELDLTPRDLALLIFLSQHPNQLFTRDQLIEHVWGLDYDGSDRAVDLSIKRLRKALKNWPSTEGEIKTLRGLGYQLSVFDKK; from the coding sequence ATGCATAAAATCTTGATTGTTGAAGATGAAATCGCAATCAGCCAAGTGTTAAAGGCATATTTGAAAAAAGCGGGCTATGAGACGAAACAAGTTTATACAGGTGAAGAGGCAATCGATGAATTCCACGAGTATAAGCCGGATTTGGTGCTGCTCGATGTGATGCTTCCTGGTAAAAGCGGATGGGATATCTTGAAGGAGATCCGCATAGAAAGCACATGCCCGGTTATTATGCTGACAGCCCTTGGTGATGTGAACTACCGGCTCACAGGCTTGAATGATGGAGCAGATGATTATATTACGAAGCCGTTTGTCGGTGATGAGGTTGTCGCAAGGGTACAGGCTGTACTTAGAAGGTCAGTGCAGGTCATTGATGATAAAGAACGGAAGCAATTTGGTTCATTAACCATCAATATGAAGGCTCATTCGGTCACTTTGCATGGTATTGAATTGGATTTGACTCCACGTGATCTCGCACTGCTCATTTTTTTGAGTCAGCATCCCAATCAATTATTCACACGGGACCAGTTGATTGAACATGTATGGGGTCTGGATTATGATGGCAGTGACCGGGCAGTTGATTTATCCATTAAGAGATTGAGAAAAGCCTTGAAAAATTGGCCTAGTACAGAAGGAGAAATCAAAACTTTGCGGGGATTGGGGTATCAGTTAAGTGTCTTCGATAAAAAATAA
- a CDS encoding HAMP domain-containing sensor histidine kinase has translation MSSIKNKLQTKITHLTYAWKNKWAKEQEEQKRISLLRYWTIRYLVTLVIGLAVIGFVTGIIIRQSTLNKNLEIDQYLAEEVAARMLDQIVGTDIPTDGNDELFYNRKKLLETSGSPSIYIVDPSGTILMENRSENHLRISSFSEKLISSEDEVRKLNNIGGRDYYLIKRPITLNNSVLGWVVVIQSEAELTAVDQEYKLLFLMILSAAMLGWAAIYFLSKRLLKPIENVAKAAKEVEAGNYDVELNERVREQEVYDLVHSFKEMALKLEQLESIRAELLAGVTHELKTPVTSISGLLQAVNDKVVTGEEAKEFLAISLQETNRLQKMVGDLLDFNSFAANAIPVNKKPCFIGESVKEMVYQWSIIQDNSDIEVAINKPEEDFEVYTDTLRLQQILINLLNNAKQAIQGDGKITITIHPTDGEWLAIDVQDNGTGIPDAEQDLIFERFYRGEEKKYKVRGLGLGLPFSKMLARAMGGDLKLLKSNGEGTTFTINLPYRDE, from the coding sequence GTGTCTTCGATAAAAAATAAACTTCAGACTAAAATCACCCATCTCACCTATGCATGGAAAAATAAGTGGGCTAAGGAGCAGGAGGAACAAAAAAGGATCAGCCTCCTGCGCTATTGGACAATACGCTATCTCGTTACGCTTGTGATTGGCTTGGCGGTGATTGGCTTCGTCACGGGAATTATCATCCGGCAATCGACTTTAAATAAAAACCTTGAGATTGATCAATATTTGGCGGAGGAAGTGGCTGCGCGAATGCTTGATCAAATAGTCGGGACCGATATACCGACCGATGGAAATGATGAATTATTTTATAATCGGAAAAAATTACTTGAAACAAGCGGTAGTCCATCCATTTATATCGTCGACCCGTCCGGTACGATTCTTATGGAGAACCGCTCAGAGAATCATTTAAGGATTTCATCCTTTTCGGAGAAGTTAATTTCGAGCGAGGATGAGGTAAGAAAATTAAACAATATTGGCGGGAGAGATTATTATCTCATCAAACGACCGATTACCTTGAATAATTCTGTTCTTGGCTGGGTCGTAGTCATCCAGTCGGAGGCAGAACTGACTGCTGTGGACCAGGAATACAAGTTGCTCTTTCTGATGATTCTCAGTGCAGCCATGCTTGGCTGGGCAGCGATATACTTCCTGTCTAAACGTCTGCTTAAGCCGATTGAGAATGTAGCAAAGGCAGCAAAGGAAGTCGAAGCAGGTAATTACGATGTTGAGCTGAATGAAAGGGTACGAGAACAAGAGGTGTATGATCTAGTTCATTCATTTAAAGAAATGGCCCTTAAGCTTGAACAGCTGGAATCCATTAGGGCTGAGCTGCTTGCTGGGGTGACGCATGAATTGAAAACCCCTGTCACCTCTATCAGCGGCCTCCTGCAGGCAGTGAACGATAAGGTTGTTACAGGAGAAGAAGCAAAGGAGTTTCTTGCTATTTCCTTGCAGGAGACGAATCGTCTGCAGAAGATGGTCGGGGATTTGCTTGATTTCAATTCTTTTGCGGCAAACGCCATTCCAGTGAATAAAAAACCATGCTTCATTGGAGAAAGCGTGAAAGAGATGGTCTATCAATGGAGCATTATTCAAGATAATTCCGATATAGAGGTTGCCATAAATAAGCCTGAGGAAGACTTCGAAGTGTATACTGATACGCTTCGTCTCCAGCAAATTCTCATTAACCTGCTTAATAATGCAAAGCAGGCTATTCAGGGGGATGGAAAAATCACGATCACCATTCACCCGACGGACGGTGAATGGCTCGCGATTGATGTTCAGGATAATGGCACAGGAATCCCTGATGCTGAGCAGGATTTGATTTTCGAGCGTTTCTACCGTGGTGAAGAAAAGAAATATAAGGTAAGAGGCTTGGGGCTCGGCCTGCCTTTCAGCAAGATGCTGGCAAGAGCCATGGGAGGCGACCTAAAGCTTTTAAAAAGCAACGGGGAAGGGACGACCTTTACCATCAATCTTCCTTACAGGGATGAATAA